One genomic window of Coffea eugenioides isolate CCC68of chromosome 1, Ceug_1.0, whole genome shotgun sequence includes the following:
- the LOC113760313 gene encoding protein NRT1/ PTR FAMILY 5.5-like, protein MVLIWADLLATYVTWIMQKYLTDVWKVGFTHAAGIMNVYTGLTKLFPFILFLFGDFGVDNYWILLLSSIAFSSGLGFLSMSTPPALHKLTHTCANYQPNCIGHTQKAIFYTGLALTAVGVSGHIVSLAAFALDQLERGQVVDKTSNRQQSPQPEEDISKLQFQPVEAMLELFNRQNQRNGSSISGLRLSGVIFVLIVAVIALIALPYIQPWKLRFGIPAIFTLAATLLFIQGSCEYQGSRLGFSDRDIRTQSQKRRVIIRMLPVWITCIICSVVTSVGNTFFVEQASHLNYKVGKLKFPDSTLLLLYEAAKLGFKRVYNRMEVAGGRMYAPATGIALATICSALCCIFAAIAETHRIHVIRSDGLIDKPNEKIPMTVFLLVPQFFLLGGLDSFYENSVAAFLNDQSPPSMKKYLVYLNPGLSGLGIMGSVLSVHLVGKISEKGGNKSWFQHDLNESHLNYYYWVLAGLSAANFLWFLLTAICFPFPDTEPVSSDTKPKTTGNELQNGDLLTLITENT, encoded by the exons ATGG TTCTAATATGGGCTGATTTGTTGGCGACTTACGTGACGTGGATAATGCAGAAGTACTTAACAGATGTTTGGAAAGTTGGGTTTACTCATGCTGCAGGAATAATGAATGTATACACTGGCCTAACTAAATTGTTcccttttattcttttcttatttggggACTTTGGAGTGGATAACTACTGGATACTGCTTCTCTCAAGTATAGCCTTTTCCTCT GGCTTGGGTTTTCTGTCAATGTCTACGCCACCAGCACTGCACAAGTTAACGCACACCTGTGCTAATTACCAGCCTAATTGCATTGGTCACACACAGAAGGCTATCTTTTACACAGGTCTGGCGTTGACAGCTGTTGGAGTGAGTGGGCACATTGTTTCATTAGCTGCATTTGCATTGGATCAGCTTGAAAGGGGGCAAGTTGTTGATAAAACAAGCAACAGGCAACAAAGCCCTCAGCCTGAAGAGGATATATCAAAACTTCAGTTTCAACCAGTAGAAGCAATGTTGGAGCTTTTTAACAGACAGAACCAAAGAAACGGAAGCAGCATATCGGGCCTAAGATTATCAGGCGTTATCTTTGTGCTCATTGTCGCGGTTATTGCACTAATTGCACTTCCATACATACAGCCATGGAAACTTCGGTTTGGAATTCCAGCAATTTTCACGCTGGCAGCAACACTTCTTTTCATTCAGGGTTCATGCGAATACCAGGGCAGCAGACTTGG GTTCTCTGACAGGGATATCAGGACTCAAAGTCAAAAAAGACGGGTCATAATCCGTATGCTTCCAGTTTGGATCACCTGCATAATTTGTTCTGTAGTTACTTCCGTGGGAAACACATTCTTCGTAGAGCAAGCAAGCCACCtgaattacaaggttgggaaaTTGAAGTTTCCTGATTCAACCCTTCTGTTGCTATATGAAGCAGCGAAGTTGGGTTTTAAAAGGGTATACAACCGTATGGAAGTGGCAGGCGGAAGAATGTATGCACCAGCAACTGGAATTGCATTAGCTACAATATGCTCAGCATTATGTTGCATATTTGCGGCCATTGCAGAAACTCACAGGATACATGTGATAAGAAGTGATGGTTTAATTGACAAGCCTAACGAGAAAATCCCCATGACTGTCTTTTTGCTTGTTCCGCAATTCTTTCTTCTTGGTGGGCTAGACTCATTTTATGAGAACAGTGTTGCAGCATTCTTGAATGATCAAAGTCCCCCATCGATGAAAAAGTACCTTGTCTACCTCAATCCTGGATTATCCGGTCTGGGAATCATGGGAAGTGTTTTATCAGTTCATTTGGTGGGCAAGATTAGCGAGAAAGGAGGGAACAAGAGTTGGTTTCAGCATGACTTGAATGAGAGTCACTTGAATTACTATTATTGGGTGCTTGCCGGTCTGAGCGCTGCAAATTTCCTCTGGTTTTTGTTGACGGCCATATGTTTCCCATTCCCTGATACAGAACCAGTTTCAAGTGATACCAAACCCAAGACAACTGGAAATGAGCTCCAGAATGGCGACTTACTCACTCTCATAACAGAAAATACATGA